A window of the Henckelia pumila isolate YLH828 chromosome 3, ASM3356847v2, whole genome shotgun sequence genome harbors these coding sequences:
- the LOC140889544 gene encoding uncharacterized protein, whose protein sequence is MVQQMVDKVELIKRRIKTAQDRQASYTNTKHRPLHFEAVEHVFLRVSPFRNVMRFGLKGKLAPRFIGSFEIFEKVRDVAYHLALPPYLSSIHNVSHVSLIRQYVAD, encoded by the coding sequence ATGGTTCAGCAAATGGTGGATAAAGTTGAACTGATTAAGAGAAGGATCAAGACTGCACAAGATAGACAGGCCAGTTACACCAACACCAAGCACAGACCTCTGCATTTTGAGGCCGTGGAGCATGTTTTCTTGAGAGTTTCGCCTTTTCGGAATGTAATGAGGTTCGGTCTCAAGGGAAAGCTAGCTCCAAGATTCATTggttcattcgagatttttgaAAAGGTCAGAGACGTGGCTTATCATTTGGCGCTACCGCCGTATCTATCTAGCATCCATAATGTATCCCACGTATCGCTAATTCGTCAGTATGTGGCAGATTAG